In the genome of Metabacillus litoralis, the window GATTACCACTGTAATGGAGCATTCTTCTCTTTTTACTTTTTTCAAAAGATTAGAATCTGAAGGGTTTGAAGTAACTTTCTTATCTCCTGATCAATATGGGAACATTTCATTATCTTCAGTAAAAAAGGCAATAAAGAGTGATACAGGACTTGTCTCCATTCAACACGGTAATTCAGAGATTGGAAGCATACAGCCTATTGAAGAAATTGGACTATTTTTAAAAGAAATGGGAATTATTTTTCATAGTGATTGTGTTCAAACATTTGGAAAAATACCTCTGAATGTCACCAATATTGATGCAATATCGATTTCAGGTCATAAAATTTATGGACCTAAAGGAATTGGGGCAGCATATATAAATCCATCTATTCATTGGCACCCAGTCATAGAAGGTACAACACATGAATCCGGGTTTCGTCCTGGAACAGTCGATGTCCCGGCCGTTGCAGCATTTGCAACAGCTGCTAATGATATAATGACTAACAGAAAAGACTTCTACAATCACTATCAAAGGTTGAAAAATTTGTTTTTTGACTTACTTCAACCTTATAACGAAAAAATAACTGTATTAAACTGGGACGACAAGTTTCACTCTCTGCCAAACATACTGCCTATTATGGTGAAGGGAATCGAGGGACAATACGTCATGCTCGAATGTAATCGGTTTGGCTTTGCTGTATCAACAGGAAGTGCATGTCAAGTCGGAATGCAGGCTCCCCCGAAATCTGTTGTTGCATTAGGATATAGCGACCAAGAAGCAAAGCAATTTATTAGGGCATCTTTCGGAAAGGATACAACTGAAGAACATATTAGACGTTTTACTGATGTTTTAATAAGAATTGTAGAAAATTTCTAAAAAACTTGATCGAATATAAAGAGCAATGGTTTACTAGTGTATAGAGTGTACTCTGGAGGAATGAAAATGAAAGATAAAATTTTAGGAGAAGAGCGAAGAAACCTATTATTAGATAGACTAATAAATGCCGAGGAGCCCATCACAGGTGGAGAGCTAGCAACCTTAGCGAATGTAAGCAGACAAGTTATTGTACAGGATATTTCGCTATTAAAAGCCAAAAACCATCCAATTATGGCAACAAGTCAAGGCTATGTTTATTTAAATAAAGAAACTAGTGAACAAAAGCTGCATGAACGTATTATTGCATGTAGTCATAATCCTGAACGAACAGAAGAGGAACTAACCATACTTGTGGACCACGGTGTTTTCATCAAAGATGTTATTGTTGAACATCCTGTTTACGGTGACTTAACAGCATCTATTATGGTTGGAAACCGAAATGATGTAAAAGAGTTTATGAAAAAAATCAATCAGCATAATGCAGCTTATTTATCACAATTAACAGAAGGTCTACACCTTCATACATTGCAAGCCGATACAAGCGAAAAACTAGATTTAGCTTGTGAAGAGTTAAATAAGGCTGGATTTTTAATAAAAGAATCATAAAAAGATGACCCAAAAGGTCACGGGTTCTGTTTTGAAGTACAATATACGAATTAACATTGCATTTCGTATAGTAATTCGTGCTAGGCTTAAAAACAATTTGGCAAGTAAATCAGCAAACAAAATGCTTGGAGACATATATGCTCCAAGCATTTTTTATACCAAGATAAGCCAGATTAAGTGATTTCTAAAACCTTCAAGAATCAACAGGAAGTAAGCTACTAAATAAGCGGAGAAATTTCTCTTATTGAGGAACTAGCATGAAAAATAGAATAAATAGACGGAAAGATTCCGCCTATTTAATCGAAAAAGATGAAAATGGACCATTTTACTTTGCTTAATCGGAAAAACTCCGCTTATATCCCCCAAACCACGTTCCATTCTTCAATCTAACCGGAAAAACTCCGTTTATTTGAACCATCGGTTATTCAATTAAACCGATCCCGTTTCACAAAACCTTTCTTATTTTGCCTCTTTCTCTGCACCCTGCTTAATCATATAAGCATCATAAGTACCTAACAGCTTTACGCCGCAGCCAAGAGCTTCTAATT includes:
- a CDS encoding IscS subfamily cysteine desulfurase, whose translation is MIYLDYAATTPMSDNALHIYTKAAKNAFGNSSSLHDIGEISAKTLHASRKIIGDSIGGSEKGVYFTSGGSEANIIAIQSLLNGLDSNKKHLITTVMEHSSLFTFFKRLESEGFEVTFLSPDQYGNISLSSVKKAIKSDTGLVSIQHGNSEIGSIQPIEEIGLFLKEMGIIFHSDCVQTFGKIPLNVTNIDAISISGHKIYGPKGIGAAYINPSIHWHPVIEGTTHESGFRPGTVDVPAVAAFATAANDIMTNRKDFYNHYQRLKNLFFDLLQPYNEKITVLNWDDKFHSLPNILPIMVKGIEGQYVMLECNRFGFAVSTGSACQVGMQAPPKSVVALGYSDQEAKQFIRASFGKDTTEEHIRRFTDVLIRIVENF
- a CDS encoding transcription repressor NadR, whose protein sequence is MKMKDKILGEERRNLLLDRLINAEEPITGGELATLANVSRQVIVQDISLLKAKNHPIMATSQGYVYLNKETSEQKLHERIIACSHNPERTEEELTILVDHGVFIKDVIVEHPVYGDLTASIMVGNRNDVKEFMKKINQHNAAYLSQLTEGLHLHTLQADTSEKLDLACEELNKAGFLIKES